In Streptomyces capitiformicae, one genomic interval encodes:
- a CDS encoding AAA family ATPase, translated as MCVPEPLLERWEPLELLAAEAARARTGSGRLVLLRGATGTGRTALLEAAADRATEHGMRVLRARCSPEHTSVPFDTVVQLLACGPEFDLGGETPDPPGTPPHRGRAARLWRRLSSYAAESPLLLAVDDVHFADDDSRRWLVEAVRRIDRLPVLLVATERSQYDIDPPADGLAHTLSPALVRTRTLAPLSADSAAELVRSARGGAAPPEFVDACLRAGAGHPLLLRALLDDLHGAGPDALQATSLPDTCAALYPGGYSAAVSWWLDSAGPATTETARALAALGGVVQVPHSTHGARHAPSPHRTKAQVAPLRGPSSGTPRARTEHRGHRTGLAQHPLAEDDPVAADAELLARTADADPARVAGWLTAMTRLGLLRPDTEGRLRYAHPLLRDAVLSGWASDRRQAAHRRAAEAMLHRGDPAEAVAGQLLRCGPVGEAWATSVLLDAAESAVRDDRSDDALACLRRALDEPMPTARRTVVLTELGSLEYATVCSTAGIPRLAEAMRLPGPPRERVHAAVALGTALARRGEARAAVDVLRGLRDEHLTDHPDLVRTVQTASALLSDHDQGVRQEVYRWLRETAERSPQLVGTAGQALLVRYESTAGLTSAAFAMSRIRALLAQPADPLAEAFLLGTAAAVAQWADQLDEAERLVQRGLAGQRVSLLHPMHLALVNTRIDIAAARGAYEDVLADPAVRWPDGGRPESANALAQAVVALVETGRTEEATRLADGFDVQRAHETWELNRFLYARGVLRAATGDPAAALDDFLECGRRQSARDVVSPVVTPWRTASAECHLALGRPHEALALAEKELCLATVWNTPRVLGRALSTLATATAGRRGLDLADRAVRLLRQGVVGTPGGTPVRAAAVGVPDGTSASKAGGGSVDTELIPALVAQGRGLAAAGERARAREALREAAERAERLGASRIRVIAEAALRDGGARRTTTALTGPSALTAGERRIAELAAQSRTNTEIAQQLHLARRTVETHLTSTYRKLGIRRRAQLATALMGGGSPEKG; from the coding sequence ATGTGCGTACCGGAACCGCTTCTCGAACGCTGGGAGCCTCTGGAGCTGCTCGCCGCCGAGGCCGCCCGCGCCCGGACCGGCTCCGGCCGCCTGGTGCTGCTCAGGGGCGCCACCGGCACCGGTCGCACCGCGCTCCTGGAGGCCGCCGCCGACCGCGCCACGGAACACGGCATGCGCGTACTGCGGGCCCGCTGCTCGCCCGAGCACACCTCCGTGCCGTTCGACACCGTTGTCCAACTCCTCGCGTGCGGCCCCGAGTTCGACCTGGGGGGTGAGACGCCGGACCCGCCGGGCACCCCGCCGCACCGGGGCAGGGCCGCGCGGCTGTGGCGGCGCTTGAGCTCCTACGCCGCCGAGTCCCCGCTGCTGCTCGCCGTGGACGACGTGCACTTCGCCGACGACGACTCGCGCCGCTGGCTCGTCGAGGCCGTCCGCCGTATCGACCGCCTGCCGGTGCTCCTGGTGGCCACCGAGCGCAGCCAGTACGACATCGACCCCCCGGCGGACGGCCTCGCGCACACCCTCTCGCCTGCCCTCGTCCGCACTCGCACCCTGGCCCCGCTGAGCGCGGACTCCGCGGCCGAGCTGGTCCGTTCGGCCCGGGGCGGCGCCGCCCCGCCGGAGTTTGTGGACGCGTGCTTACGAGCGGGCGCCGGCCATCCCCTGCTGCTGCGCGCCCTGCTCGACGACCTCCACGGCGCCGGCCCGGACGCTCTCCAGGCCACCTCCCTTCCGGACACCTGTGCGGCGCTCTACCCCGGCGGCTACTCCGCCGCGGTGTCCTGGTGGCTGGACAGCGCCGGGCCCGCCACCACGGAGACCGCCCGCGCGCTCGCCGCGCTAGGGGGTGTTGTGCAAGTTCCGCACAGCACCCACGGCGCCCGGCACGCACCCTCGCCGCACCGGACGAAGGCCCAAGTAGCTCCGCTACGAGGGCCTTCGTCCGGCACGCCGAGGGCACGCACCGAACACCGCGGGCACCGCACGGGACTTGCACAACACCCCCTCGCCGAGGACGACCCGGTGGCCGCCGACGCGGAGCTGCTCGCCCGTACGGCGGACGCCGACCCCGCCCGCGTGGCGGGCTGGCTCACCGCGATGACCCGCCTTGGCCTGCTCCGCCCCGACACCGAAGGGCGGCTCCGCTACGCCCATCCCCTGCTGCGGGACGCCGTGTTGAGCGGCTGGGCGAGCGACCGGCGGCAGGCCGCGCACCGCAGGGCCGCCGAGGCGATGCTGCACCGCGGCGACCCCGCCGAAGCGGTGGCCGGACAACTGCTGCGCTGCGGCCCGGTCGGCGAGGCATGGGCGACCAGCGTCCTGCTCGACGCCGCAGAATCGGCCGTACGGGACGACCGCAGCGACGACGCCCTCGCCTGTCTGCGCCGCGCGCTCGACGAACCGATGCCGACCGCGCGCCGAACCGTGGTCCTCACCGAACTGGGCTCCCTGGAATACGCCACCGTGTGCTCGACCGCCGGAATCCCCCGACTCGCCGAGGCGATGCGGCTGCCCGGCCCACCCCGGGAACGCGTGCACGCGGCGGTGGCCCTCGGTACGGCCCTGGCCCGGCGGGGCGAGGCCCGCGCCGCCGTCGACGTCCTGCGCGGTCTGCGCGACGAACACCTCACCGACCACCCGGACCTGGTCCGCACCGTACAGACCGCCTCCGCGCTGCTGTCCGACCACGACCAGGGCGTACGGCAGGAGGTGTACCGCTGGCTCCGCGAGACCGCCGAACGGTCACCGCAACTCGTCGGCACGGCCGGCCAGGCACTGCTGGTGCGCTACGAGTCGACGGCGGGCCTCACCTCGGCCGCGTTTGCGATGAGCCGCATCCGCGCCCTGCTCGCCCAGCCGGCCGACCCGCTCGCGGAGGCCTTCCTGCTGGGCACGGCCGCCGCGGTCGCCCAGTGGGCCGACCAGCTCGACGAGGCCGAACGGCTCGTCCAGCGCGGCCTGGCCGGCCAGCGGGTCTCCCTGCTGCACCCCATGCACCTCGCGCTGGTGAACACACGGATCGACATCGCCGCCGCCCGCGGCGCCTACGAGGACGTGCTCGCCGACCCCGCGGTCCGGTGGCCCGACGGGGGCCGGCCGGAGTCGGCCAACGCCCTGGCCCAGGCCGTCGTCGCGCTGGTCGAGACCGGCCGCACCGAGGAGGCCACCCGTCTCGCGGACGGCTTCGACGTCCAACGCGCCCACGAGACCTGGGAGCTGAACCGCTTCCTGTACGCCCGAGGTGTCCTGCGCGCCGCCACCGGCGATCCGGCGGCCGCGCTCGACGACTTCCTGGAGTGCGGCCGCCGCCAGTCGGCCCGAGACGTGGTGAGCCCCGTCGTCACCCCGTGGCGAACCGCCTCCGCCGAGTGCCACCTCGCCCTGGGCCGCCCCCATGAGGCCCTCGCCCTCGCCGAAAAGGAACTCTGCCTGGCCACGGTCTGGAACACCCCCCGCGTCCTCGGCCGAGCCCTCAGCACCCTCGCCACCGCCACGGCCGGCCGCCGCGGCCTCGACTTGGCGGACCGGGCGGTACGACTTCTGCGGCAGGGGGTGGTGGGGACGCCGGGCGGAACTCCGGTGAGGGCAGCGGCGGTTGGAGTGCCGGACGGTACCTCGGCGTCCAAGGCGGGCGGGGGGTCCGTCGACACGGAGTTGATCCCGGCTCTCGTCGCCCAGGGGCGCGGCCTCGCCGCGGCCGGTGAGCGGGCGCGGGCCCGTGAGGCCCTGCGGGAGGCGGCGGAACGCGCCGAACGGCTGGGCGCGTCACGGATCCGCGTGATCGCGGAGGCCGCCCTGCGCGACGGCGGCGCCCGCCGCACCACCACGGCCCTCACCGGCCCCTCCGCGCTCACCGCCGGCGAACGCCGCATCGCCGAACTCGCCGCCCAGAGCCGCACGAACACCGAGATAGCCCAACAACTCCACCTCGCCCGCCGCACCGTGGAGACCCACCTGACCAGCACCTACCGCAAGCTGGGCATCCGCCGCCGAGCCCAACTCGCCACGGCGCTCATGGGCGGAGGTTCTCCGGAGAAAGGCTGA
- a CDS encoding helix-turn-helix transcriptional regulator, translated as MSSTFRPSDTGRARSPEPSESQRRIPVVVHTPDPLSRAGVLSQLRGHPVIDLVEDGEVRPGTVAVLVGETPDEALLATLRRVVRSEGARAVLVVSLIRETELLDVIECGVGAIVWRQEATAHRLSQAVLAASRGDGDLPADLLGRLINQVGTLQRSVAGRPGAPLSGLVPREIDVLRLVAEGMDTGEIASKLSYSERTVKNVMHGLTTRLHLRNRAHAVAYALREGYI; from the coding sequence TTGAGCAGCACATTCCGGCCCTCGGACACCGGCAGGGCACGGTCCCCGGAGCCCTCGGAGTCCCAGCGCCGTATCCCGGTGGTGGTCCACACCCCCGACCCGCTCTCCCGGGCCGGGGTGCTCAGCCAGCTGCGTGGGCACCCGGTGATCGACCTGGTCGAGGACGGTGAGGTCAGGCCGGGCACCGTGGCGGTGCTGGTCGGGGAGACGCCGGACGAGGCCCTGCTCGCCACGCTGCGCAGAGTGGTGCGCAGCGAGGGCGCGAGAGCCGTGCTGGTGGTGAGCCTGATCCGGGAGACCGAACTGCTCGACGTCATCGAGTGCGGTGTCGGGGCCATCGTGTGGCGCCAGGAGGCCACCGCGCACCGGCTGTCGCAGGCCGTACTGGCGGCCTCCCGGGGAGACGGCGACCTGCCCGCCGATCTGCTCGGCCGGCTGATCAACCAGGTCGGCACCTTGCAGCGCTCGGTGGCCGGCCGGCCCGGGGCACCGCTGTCCGGTCTGGTGCCGCGTGAGATCGACGTCCTCCGACTCGTCGCCGAGGGGATGGACACCGGTGAGATCGCGAGCAAGCTCTCCTACTCCGAACGCACCGTCAAGAACGTGATGCACGGGCTCACCACCCGACTGCACCTTCGCAACCGGGCACACGCCGTGGCCTATGCCCTCAGGGAAGGCTACATCTGA
- a CDS encoding DUF4255 domain-containing protein: MIHEVDEVLKGLIGGGALAGSGIDVSFEAPTRDWAARRNAPTVNTYLYDIREDVSRRQRGQQPVRDERDIVVRRRQPPRWFRLSYLVTAWTKAPQDEHRLLSAVLATLLPRELLPPDELPGALGSLGLSVPVSVAGLHSESRSLAEIWSALGGELKPSLDLVVTAPFPAFPEYDAGPPVTEGAAVRVRGIDGSLEGSQERAHRPHHLASAPRAGERRRHLGPAPDTGERPR, translated from the coding sequence GTGATCCACGAGGTGGACGAGGTCCTCAAGGGACTGATCGGCGGTGGCGCCCTGGCCGGTTCCGGCATCGACGTGTCCTTCGAGGCCCCGACCCGCGACTGGGCGGCCCGGCGCAACGCGCCCACCGTCAACACCTACCTGTACGACATCCGCGAGGACGTCTCCCGCCGCCAGCGCGGCCAGCAGCCGGTCCGCGACGAGCGCGACATCGTCGTACGCCGCCGTCAGCCGCCCCGCTGGTTCCGGTTGTCGTACCTGGTCACCGCCTGGACGAAAGCGCCCCAGGACGAACACCGGCTGCTGTCCGCCGTGTTGGCCACCCTGCTGCCGCGCGAGCTGCTGCCCCCCGACGAGCTCCCGGGCGCGCTCGGTTCGTTGGGGCTGTCCGTGCCCGTGTCGGTGGCGGGGCTGCACTCGGAGTCCCGGTCCCTCGCGGAGATCTGGTCCGCGCTGGGCGGCGAGCTCAAGCCGTCCCTCGACCTCGTGGTCACCGCGCCCTTCCCGGCCTTCCCCGAGTACGACGCCGGTCCCCCGGTCACCGAGGGCGCGGCCGTCCGCGTCCGCGGCATCGACGGCTCCCTGGAGGGTTCGCAGGAGCGCGCCCACCGGCCGCACCACCTGGCGTCCGCGCCACGCGCCGGGGAACGGCGGCGGCACCTCGGCCCCGCGCCCGACACCGGAGAGCGGCCGCGGTGA
- a CDS encoding ATP-binding protein, with protein sequence MTTHASRTTDSLLLGLARLRDRIAGTVADRSAGDPTADDPLRGLYLSEEAVRHLLAPATASYAPVFEDTETVPEGRLERLAVRLGLTELDTRILLIALAPDLDRSFEQLYGYLNDDVSRRRATVGLALDLCGLPVHLAEARGRFRPSAPLTALGLLTVEEPERPFLSRALRVPDRLVAHLLGDDTLDAALAGHVRPLVSASAPLPEDGGFTSRLAARLAGAPLTVFLREHRDGDGLVRASAALRAAGIEALHLTPPAAGDELTGLLPDLLREARLCDRAIVVSPLPEAPGPLLRALTAADVRVVVTGSRPYDPQWCDRDPLVLDVPRSAAGAVDAWAAALGGGAEGPGFDLAATVAPYRLGGDRIERAARVAGDLAAFDGTPVTAAHLRLAARLQSASGLERHARRIRPDVGWDDLVLPGKPLAQLRELALRARHRDRVLGDWRLSAGGGRGRGVLGLFAGESGTGKTLSAEVVAAELGLDLYVVQLSSVVDKYVGETEKNLERIFTEADRTDAVLLFDEADAVFGKRSEVSSSHDKYANMESAYLLQRLESFDGIAVLTTNLRANIDEAFTRRLDLVVDFPFPDTAQRLALWRHSLTAVPCADDTDPAAVARDFELAGGSIRSAVVTAAYAAAGRAGPVTTADLREGAEREYRKAGRLVPGEGNW encoded by the coding sequence GTGACCACCCACGCCTCCCGCACGACGGACTCGCTCCTGCTCGGCCTCGCCCGACTGCGCGACCGCATCGCCGGGACGGTCGCCGACCGCAGCGCCGGTGACCCCACGGCGGACGACCCGCTGCGCGGGCTGTACCTGTCCGAGGAAGCGGTACGGCATCTGCTGGCGCCCGCGACCGCGTCGTACGCGCCTGTCTTCGAGGACACGGAGACGGTCCCGGAAGGGCGGCTGGAGCGGCTCGCGGTGCGGCTCGGGCTGACCGAGCTGGACACCCGGATCCTGCTCATCGCCCTCGCCCCCGACCTGGACCGGTCCTTCGAGCAGCTGTACGGGTACCTCAACGACGACGTCAGCAGACGCCGGGCGACCGTAGGGCTCGCGCTCGATCTGTGCGGGCTGCCCGTGCACCTGGCCGAGGCGCGGGGCCGGTTCCGTCCCTCGGCGCCGCTGACCGCGCTGGGACTGCTGACCGTCGAGGAGCCCGAACGGCCCTTCCTCAGCCGTGCGTTGCGGGTGCCCGACCGGCTCGTGGCCCATCTGCTCGGCGACGACACCCTGGACGCGGCGCTCGCCGGCCATGTCCGCCCGCTGGTGTCGGCCTCGGCCCCCCTGCCGGAGGACGGCGGCTTCACCTCCAGGCTGGCCGCCCGGCTGGCCGGCGCCCCGCTCACCGTGTTCCTGCGCGAACACCGCGACGGCGACGGGCTGGTGCGCGCCTCGGCCGCCCTGCGCGCGGCGGGGATCGAGGCCCTGCACCTCACGCCCCCGGCGGCCGGGGACGAACTCACCGGGCTCCTCCCCGACCTGCTGCGCGAGGCCCGGCTGTGCGACCGCGCGATCGTGGTGTCACCGCTGCCGGAGGCGCCGGGGCCGCTGTTGCGGGCGCTGACGGCGGCCGACGTACGCGTGGTGGTCACCGGGTCCCGGCCGTACGACCCGCAGTGGTGCGACCGCGATCCGCTGGTCCTCGACGTGCCCCGGTCGGCCGCGGGTGCCGTGGACGCCTGGGCGGCCGCGCTCGGTGGCGGGGCGGAGGGGCCCGGGTTCGACCTGGCCGCCACGGTCGCCCCGTACCGGCTCGGCGGTGACCGGATCGAGCGGGCGGCCCGGGTGGCCGGTGACCTCGCGGCGTTCGACGGCACCCCGGTGACCGCCGCCCATCTGCGGCTCGCCGCGCGGCTGCAGTCCGCCTCGGGGCTGGAGCGGCACGCCCGGCGGATCCGGCCCGACGTCGGCTGGGACGACCTCGTGCTGCCCGGCAAACCCCTCGCCCAGCTGCGGGAACTCGCCCTGCGGGCCCGCCATCGCGACCGGGTGCTCGGCGACTGGCGGCTGAGCGCAGGAGGCGGCCGGGGCCGTGGGGTGCTCGGGCTCTTCGCGGGCGAGTCGGGCACCGGCAAGACGCTGTCCGCCGAGGTCGTGGCCGCCGAACTCGGCCTGGACCTCTATGTCGTGCAGCTCTCCTCGGTCGTCGACAAGTACGTGGGCGAGACCGAGAAGAACCTCGAACGGATCTTCACCGAGGCCGATCGCACCGACGCCGTACTGCTCTTCGACGAGGCGGACGCCGTGTTCGGCAAGCGCTCGGAGGTCAGCAGCTCCCACGACAAGTACGCCAACATGGAGAGCGCCTATCTGCTCCAGCGGCTGGAGTCCTTCGACGGCATCGCCGTGCTCACCACCAATCTGCGGGCCAACATCGACGAGGCATTCACCCGGCGGCTGGACCTCGTCGTCGACTTCCCGTTCCCGGACACCGCCCAGCGCCTCGCCCTGTGGCGGCACAGCCTCACCGCGGTGCCGTGCGCGGACGACACCGACCCGGCGGCGGTCGCCCGCGACTTCGAACTGGCCGGGGGTTCCATCCGCAGCGCCGTCGTCACCGCCGCCTACGCCGCCGCGGGCCGCGCCGGACCGGTCACCACGGCCGACCTGCGCGAGGGCGCGGAACGCGAATACCGCAAGGCCGGACGGCTGGTACCGGGCGAAGGGAACTGGTAG
- a CDS encoding ricin-type beta-trefoil lectin domain protein produces the protein MSLWTSLEPASATVDPGGSTTVRLRLRNTGDVVDEYRFEPVGDIAPWTTVEPQSLRLYPGTTGTVELTFAPPRTPDATAGPNPYAVRITPTEHPEATTVPEGNLTITPFTEVRAELVPPTVKGRFRGRPKLAIDNLGNTKLTAAVSGSDHGDQLSYDIHPSNVQIEPGRAAFVRTTLRPRQIIWFGSKEERPYALAVQRAGVEPQSVDGTYVQRGFLPGWLATFLGVAVVLAVTFVTLWLAYQPKVTSAATEIREAGTRVLPSASPSAMAPAPSVSAAPLPSDTPQAPEQEGEQPEDPGSGSDSGSGSGSGSGSDKEPDTKAPPKQPAAKGFLIIGKGSDRCIDVTDAQGGEGKDGTPLQLWDCAGSANQKWDFRGDGTVRSLGLCMDVAWGSRDDGAVIQLARCSGNPAQQFVLSTEGDLVNPQADKCVDAKDNGTRSGTRLQLWTCSGTPNQKWRVE, from the coding sequence GTGAGCCTTTGGACTTCCCTCGAACCCGCGTCGGCCACCGTGGATCCCGGCGGCAGCACGACTGTACGGCTGCGGTTACGCAACACCGGTGACGTCGTCGACGAGTACCGCTTCGAGCCGGTCGGCGACATCGCGCCCTGGACCACCGTGGAGCCGCAGTCGCTGCGGCTGTATCCGGGGACGACGGGGACGGTGGAGCTGACCTTCGCGCCGCCCCGCACCCCGGACGCGACGGCCGGGCCGAACCCGTACGCCGTGCGGATCACGCCCACCGAGCACCCGGAGGCGACGACCGTTCCCGAGGGGAACCTCACCATCACGCCCTTCACCGAGGTACGGGCGGAACTCGTCCCGCCGACGGTGAAGGGCCGCTTCCGGGGGCGGCCGAAACTGGCCATCGACAACCTCGGCAACACCAAACTCACCGCTGCCGTCAGCGGAAGCGACCACGGCGACCAACTGTCGTACGACATCCATCCGAGCAACGTGCAGATCGAGCCGGGGCGGGCGGCGTTCGTGAGGACGACGCTGAGACCGCGGCAGATCATCTGGTTCGGGTCCAAGGAGGAGCGGCCGTACGCGCTCGCCGTCCAACGGGCGGGGGTCGAGCCGCAGTCCGTGGACGGCACCTATGTCCAGCGGGGGTTCCTGCCGGGCTGGCTCGCCACCTTCCTGGGGGTGGCCGTGGTGCTGGCCGTCACCTTCGTGACGCTGTGGCTCGCGTACCAGCCGAAGGTCACCAGTGCCGCGACCGAGATCCGGGAAGCCGGTACGAGGGTCCTGCCGAGCGCCAGTCCGTCCGCGATGGCCCCGGCGCCGAGCGTTTCGGCGGCGCCGCTGCCCTCGGACACGCCTCAGGCCCCCGAGCAGGAGGGTGAACAGCCCGAGGACCCCGGTTCGGGCTCGGACTCCGGTTCGGGCTCGGGTTCCGGGTCCGGGTCGGACAAGGAACCGGACACCAAGGCCCCGCCCAAGCAGCCCGCCGCCAAGGGGTTCCTGATCATCGGCAAGGGCTCGGACCGCTGTATCGACGTCACGGACGCCCAGGGTGGCGAGGGCAAGGACGGCACTCCCCTCCAGCTCTGGGACTGCGCCGGCTCCGCCAACCAGAAGTGGGACTTCCGGGGCGACGGCACCGTGCGCTCCCTCGGGCTGTGCATGGACGTCGCGTGGGGCTCCCGCGACGACGGAGCCGTCATCCAGCTGGCCCGGTGCAGCGGCAACCCCGCCCAGCAGTTCGTGCTCAGCACCGAGGGCGACCTGGTGAACCCGCAGGCCGACAAGTGCGTCGACGCCAAGGACAACGGCACCCGGAGCGGAACGAGGCTCCAGCTGTGGACATGCTCGGGCACGCCCAACCAGAAGTGGCGGGTCGAGTGA
- a CDS encoding hydrolase produces the protein MSLWTSLEPASATVDPGSSTTVRLRLRNTGDVVDEYRFEPVGDIAPWTTVEPQSLRLYPGTTGTVELTFAPPRTSDATAGPNAYAIRITPTEHPEATTVPEGNLTITPFTEVRAELVPPTVKGRFRGRPKLAVDNLGNTKVTASVSGSDNGDQLSYDIHPSNIQIEPGRAAFVKATLKPRQIIWFGSKEERPYTFAVKRSGVTPLDVEGTYVQRSFLPGWLATFLGVFLALAITFLTLWLAYKPQVRSTATAIEEAGVSTLPPSPSAPAAPPAPPATSAPPVASAPPQTSEPESDSGSGGGSGGGSGGGSEQQEKKKAPTAATAVQQLAASDPGGRHICYRAYLTGKGWTSPECDGDMAGTVGQNRAIKALNIAVYGVNGTAGVAFVHDPDSTNGQGTYNDVPWTSATDGNDNYIGTAKQSAPDMLGFTINVDNGNKAVCQSVHQHNRDWQNTACDKPNEGEHYIFAGTLDNGIWLEAVKFTV, from the coding sequence GTGAGCCTTTGGACTTCCCTCGAACCCGCCTCCGCGACCGTGGACCCGGGGAGCAGTACGACCGTGAGACTGCGCCTTCGCAACACCGGTGACGTCGTCGACGAGTACCGCTTCGAGCCCGTCGGTGACATCGCGCCCTGGACCACCGTGGAGCCGCAGTCGCTGCGGCTGTATCCGGGGACGACGGGGACGGTGGAGCTGACGTTCGCGCCGCCGCGCACGTCGGACGCGACGGCCGGGCCGAACGCGTACGCGATACGGATCACGCCGACCGAGCACCCGGAGGCGACGACCGTTCCCGAGGGGAATCTGACGATCACGCCGTTCACGGAGGTGCGGGCGGAGCTCGTGCCGCCGACGGTGAAGGGGCGTTTCCGGGGGCGGCCGAAGCTGGCCGTGGACAACCTCGGCAACACCAAGGTCACCGCGTCGGTCAGCGGCAGCGACAACGGCGACCAGTTGTCGTACGACATCCATCCGAGCAACATCCAGATCGAGCCCGGTCGTGCCGCGTTCGTGAAGGCCACGCTGAAGCCGCGGCAGATCATCTGGTTCGGGTCCAAGGAGGAGCGGCCGTACACCTTCGCCGTGAAGCGGTCGGGGGTGACGCCGCTCGACGTCGAGGGCACCTATGTGCAGCGGAGCTTCCTGCCCGGCTGGCTCGCCACCTTCCTCGGGGTCTTCCTGGCGCTGGCGATCACCTTCCTGACACTGTGGCTCGCCTACAAGCCGCAGGTCCGCAGCACCGCGACGGCGATCGAGGAGGCCGGCGTCAGTACGCTGCCGCCCAGTCCCTCGGCACCGGCGGCGCCCCCCGCGCCGCCCGCGACCTCCGCGCCGCCCGTCGCCTCGGCACCTCCGCAGACGTCGGAGCCGGAGAGCGACAGCGGGAGCGGCGGTGGCAGCGGCGGCGGGTCCGGCGGTGGTTCCGAGCAGCAGGAGAAGAAGAAGGCGCCCACGGCCGCGACCGCCGTCCAGCAGTTGGCCGCGTCGGACCCGGGCGGCAGGCACATCTGCTACCGGGCCTATCTGACGGGCAAGGGGTGGACGTCCCCCGAGTGCGACGGGGACATGGCCGGCACGGTGGGCCAGAACAGGGCGATCAAGGCCCTCAACATCGCGGTGTACGGCGTCAACGGAACGGCCGGCGTCGCCTTCGTCCACGACCCCGACTCGACCAACGGCCAGGGCACCTACAACGACGTGCCGTGGACCAGCGCGACCGACGGCAACGACAACTACATCGGCACCGCCAAGCAGAGCGCCCCGGACATGCTGGGCTTCACCATCAACGTCGACAACGGCAACAAGGCGGTCTGCCAGTCGGTTCACCAGCACAACAGGGACTGGCAGAACACCGCCTGCGACAAGCCCAATGAAGGAGAGCACTACATCTTCGCCGGCACCCTCGACAACGGAATCTGGCTGGAGGCCGTCAAGTTCACTGTCTGA